A stretch of Castanea sativa cultivar Marrone di Chiusa Pesio chromosome 2, ASM4071231v1 DNA encodes these proteins:
- the LOC142623301 gene encoding uncharacterized protein LOC142623301, with translation MAALVSLASETQFVQSVCAIIVKGQCHNLLKPKIGSTLTSTTIHQVLLQPSLYNNNHGPSLSWAFFKWVESVPNYNHSLQCSWTMVHILTKHKHFKTAQDLLEKIARKDFLSSPSVLNALARSYDDPDLNSHVLSWLVIYYGNSRMTQDAIQVFEHMRVHSFKPHLHACTVLLNCLIKDRLTDMVWKVYKKMVRIGVVPNLHIYNVLIHACCKSGDVEKAEELLSEMELKCVFPDLVTYNTLISLYCKRSMHYEALGVQDRMERGGISPDIVTYNSLIYGFCREGRMREAVKLFQEIKGATPNHVTYTTLIDGYCRVNDLEEALRLRKVMEAKGLYPEVVTYNSILRKLCEEGRIRDANMLLNEMSERKVVPDNVTCNTLINAYCKIGDMRSALKVKNKLLEAGLKLDQFTYKALIHGFCKVQEMDSAKEHLFSMLDSEFSPSYCTYSWIVDAFCNQDNEDAVLRLPDELVQRGLCVDVSVYRALIRRLCKRERLDSAEKIFSIMQEKGISGDSIVYTTLAYAYLKAGKATVASKMLDEMAIRRLKITLKLYKSFSASYVGDSNILPLFWDYVVERGLMSKNIIKKMEQMNVPL, from the coding sequence ATGGCTGCTCTAGTTTCTTTAGCTAGTGAGACCCAGTTTGTTCAAAGTGTGTGTGCAATTATAGTAAAGGGTCAATGTCACAACCTCTTGAAACCCAAGATTGGTTCCACTCTTACCTCAACAACCATTCACCAGGTACTCCTGCAACCCTCACTTTATAATAACAATCATGGTCCCTCACTTTCTTGGGCATTTTTCAAGTGGGTTGAATCGGTTCCTAACTATAATCACTCTCTGCAATGTTCATGGACAATGGTTCACATCCTCACTAAGCACAAGCACTTCAAAACTGCACAAGACTTGCTCGAGAAAATTGCACGTAAGGATTTTCTATCGTCACCGTCAGTTTTGAATGCTTTGGCGAGGAGTTATGATGACCCGGATTTGAATTCTCATGTTTTAAGCTGGCTTGTGATATATTATGGTAATTCAAGGATGACCCAGGATGCAATTCAAGTGTTTGAGCACATGAGGGTGCATAGTTTCAAGCCTCATTTGCATGCTTGTACTGTGCTTTTGAATTGTTTAATAAAGGATAGGTTGACTGATATGGTATGGAAAGTTTATAAGAAGATGGTGCGGATAGGGGTTGTTCCGAATTTACACATTTATAATGTTTTGATTCATGCCTGTTGCAAGTCTGGGGATGTGGAGAAGGCAGAAGAGCTGTTGAGTGAGATGGAATTGAAGTGTGTTTTTCCTGATCTTGTTACATATAATACATTGATCTCATTATACTGCAAGAGGAGTATGCACTATGAGGCTTTGGGTGTACAAGATAGAATGGAAAGAGGAGGAATAAGTCCTGATATTGTGACTTATAATTCCCTTATTTATGGATTTTGTAGAGAAGGTAGAATGAGAGAGGCTGTAAAGCTCTTCCAGGAAATTAAAGGTGCTACTCCCAATCATGTGACATACACTACTTTGATTGATGGATATTGCAGGGTAAATGACCTTGAAGAAGCTTTAAGATTGCGCAAGGTGATGGAGGCTAAGGGCTTGTACCCCGAAGTTGTTACTTATAATTCAATTCTACGCAAGTTGTGTGAAGAAGGCAGGATAAGGGATGCAAATATGCTCTTGAATGAGATGAGTGAGAGGAAAGTTGTACCTGACAATGTGACATGTAACACATTGATTAATGCTTACTGCAAGATAGGAGATATGAGGTCTGCATTAAAAGTGAAGAACAAACTGTTGGAGGCTGGATTGAAGCTGGACCAGTTTACATACAAAGCTCTGATTCATGGATTCTGCAAAGTCCAAGAGATGGACAGTGCTAAAGAGCATTTGTTTAGCATGCTAGATTCAGAATTTTCTCCAAGTTACTGCACTTACTCATGGATTGTAGATGCTTTTTGCAACCAAGACAATGAAGATGCAGTTCTAAGACTCCCGGATGAGCTAGTGCAGAGAGGCCTTTGTGTTGATGTCTCAGTGTACAGGGCACTGATAAGAAGGCTATGTAAGAGAGAAAGATTGGACTCTGCTGAAAAAATATTCAGTATTATGCAAGAGAAGGGCATATCAGGAGACAGCATTGTATACACTACTCTGGCATATGCTTACTTGAAAGCAGGGAAGGCAACTGTTGCTTCAAAGATGTTAGATGAAATGGCTATAAGGAGGTTGAAGATAACACTTAAACTCTATAAATCGTTCAGTGCTTCTTATGTTGGTGACAGCAACATCTTACCTCTTTTTTGGGATTATGTGGTTGAGAGAGGCTTAATgtccaaaaatattattaagaaaatgGAGCAGATGAATGTTCCCTTGTAA